A single region of the Oenococcus kitaharae DSM 17330 genome encodes:
- the rplU gene encoding 50S ribosomal protein L21, with protein MANKYAVIETGGKQYRVEAGDAIFIEKLEANEGDKVVFDKVLLANGEFGDPYVAGAKVTGTVAKQGKEKKVVTFKYKAKKHGHVKKGHRQPYSKVLIESV; from the coding sequence ATGGCTAATAAGTACGCAGTTATCGAGACTGGCGGCAAGCAGTATCGTGTGGAAGCGGGAGACGCTATCTTCATCGAGAAGCTTGAAGCCAACGAAGGCGATAAAGTTGTTTTTGATAAAGTATTGCTCGCAAATGGCGAATTTGGTGATCCATATGTGGCTGGTGCGAAGGTTACCGGCACAGTTGCTAAGCAGGGCAAAGAGAAAAAAGTTGTTACCTTTAAGTACAAGGCTAAAAAGCATGGCCATGTTAAAAAAGGTCACCGTCAACCATATTCTAAAGTATTGATCGAGAGCGTTTAA
- the glnA gene encoding type I glutamate--ammonia ligase: protein MAKLTKAAIKEAVKEEGVDFLRVMFTDVFGMIKNVEIPVSELDTVLDNNLLFDGSSIDGFVRIEESDMYLYPDLDTFKILPDTMTGEHDGKVAMIVANVYTSSREVFEGDPRNNLIRVLREMKADGFSDFNVGTEPEFFLFKVGEDGKPTMELNDNGGYFDLAPLDLGEHVRREIVLTLEKMGFEVEAAHHEVAPGQHEVDFRYADAVTAADHIQLFKLIVKTVARKYGYYATFMPKPIAGINGNGMHTNMSLSKDGKNVFDDPTDKLGLSETAYHFLGGLLTHAENFVAITNPTVNSFKRLTPGFEAPVYIAWSASNRSPMVRIPASRGAATRLELRMVDPTANPYLAFAVVLASGLDGIEKKITPEHSVDKNIFRMDADERQKAGIKDLPDTLLAAVQNLERDEVVTAAISKRIADTFVEAKKLEYQSYRASVSKWELDQYLETF from the coding sequence ATGGCAAAATTAACGAAAGCAGCAATAAAAGAAGCAGTTAAAGAAGAAGGTGTCGATTTCTTAAGAGTCATGTTTACGGATGTCTTCGGCATGATTAAAAATGTTGAAATTCCCGTCAGCGAACTTGACACGGTTCTTGACAATAATTTATTGTTTGATGGATCTTCTATCGATGGCTTTGTTCGAATTGAAGAGTCTGATATGTACTTGTATCCTGATTTGGATACCTTTAAGATTTTGCCGGACACAATGACTGGCGAACACGATGGTAAGGTTGCGATGATTGTCGCAAATGTTTACACAAGTAGTCGTGAAGTGTTTGAGGGCGATCCGCGTAATAATTTGATTCGTGTGCTTCGTGAGATGAAGGCAGACGGCTTTTCTGATTTCAATGTTGGTACTGAGCCAGAGTTCTTCTTGTTCAAAGTCGGTGAAGACGGCAAGCCAACCATGGAACTCAATGATAACGGCGGCTATTTCGATTTGGCGCCTCTTGATCTTGGAGAACATGTTCGTCGTGAAATTGTTCTGACTTTGGAAAAGATGGGATTTGAAGTTGAAGCTGCCCATCACGAAGTAGCCCCAGGACAGCATGAAGTTGATTTCAGATATGCGGATGCTGTTACAGCTGCTGACCATATCCAGCTTTTCAAACTCATTGTCAAGACAGTCGCACGTAAATATGGCTATTATGCTACTTTCATGCCAAAGCCGATTGCAGGTATTAATGGTAATGGTATGCATACGAATATGAGCCTCTCAAAAGATGGCAAAAATGTCTTTGATGATCCCACGGATAAATTAGGCCTATCTGAGACTGCTTATCATTTCTTAGGCGGCTTGCTGACGCATGCTGAGAATTTTGTCGCAATTACCAACCCGACAGTGAACTCATTCAAACGTCTGACGCCTGGATTTGAAGCGCCTGTTTATATTGCTTGGTCTGCTTCTAACCGTTCACCGATGGTTCGTATCCCAGCATCTCGTGGTGCTGCTACACGTTTGGAATTACGAATGGTAGATCCAACGGCCAATCCATATTTGGCATTTGCAGTCGTTTTGGCTTCTGGCCTTGACGGTATTGAAAAGAAAATTACTCCTGAGCATTCAGTTGATAAAAACATTTTCCGTATGGATGCTGATGAACGACAGAAGGCCGGAATTAAAGATTTGCCGGACACACTGCTTGCAGCTGTACAGAATTTGGAGCGTGATGAAGTTGTTACGGCTGCTATCTCCAAGCGTATTGCCGACACATTCGTTGAAGCTAAGAAGCTTGAGTATCAGTCATACCGTGCATCGGTCTCAAAATGGGAACTCGATCAGTATCTGGAAACGTTCTGA
- a CDS encoding MerR family transcriptional regulator: MIDERLKKDLAILPISTVRALTNLSDRQIRYYESQDLLTTKRGKGGQRRFSLNDVERLIEIRTMMESGDSLKDIHSLYETNRVNSRRDEKKDFVHSLENEFLKIGRLEKH, translated from the coding sequence ATGATTGATGAGCGATTAAAAAAAGATTTAGCGATTTTACCCATCAGTACGGTTCGCGCACTGACGAATCTTTCTGATAGACAAATTCGCTATTACGAAAGTCAGGATTTGCTTACTACGAAAAGAGGTAAAGGTGGACAAAGGCGTTTTTCTTTAAATGACGTCGAGCGTTTAATCGAGATTCGTACAATGATGGAGTCTGGGGATAGCCTGAAGGATATTCATAGTCTTTATGAGACGAATCGCGTGAATAGCCGGCGTGATGAGAAGAAAGATTTTGTTCATTCTTTGGAAAACGAATTTTTGAAAATCGGAAGGTTGGAAAAGCATTAA
- a CDS encoding tRNA (adenosine(37)-N6)-dimethylallyltransferase — protein MNLDSKQKIVVVLGPTASGKTALGIKIAKALKTEVISTDAVQIFRGLDIGSAKPTAEELSEVKHSFINIKNADESYNAHEFMIDARQKIAGLSSKGQLPILVGGSGFFVQTVIGDRRLADQSHPIVPSKAGIENRLYQGLLIGLTMPREILYDRINRRVDLMFQQGLPQEAEKLLMLPGDFQSKKAIGYREFKDYFFGNQSLDRTKELIKQNTRHYAKRQLTFFKNQFPDIQWFDAIQTAKNSQKIIDIVKKFNQS, from the coding sequence ATGAATCTTGACAGCAAACAAAAGATTGTCGTTGTTTTAGGGCCTACCGCTAGCGGGAAGACAGCCCTTGGTATCAAAATCGCTAAAGCCCTAAAAACAGAGGTCATTTCAACAGATGCGGTTCAGATTTTTCGTGGGCTGGATATCGGCAGTGCCAAACCAACGGCTGAGGAACTGTCCGAAGTTAAACATTCCTTCATCAATATTAAGAATGCAGATGAAAGTTATAACGCGCACGAATTTATGATTGACGCGCGACAAAAAATCGCAGGACTTTCTAGCAAGGGGCAGCTTCCCATTTTGGTTGGCGGTTCCGGTTTTTTTGTGCAGACAGTGATCGGTGATCGTCGCTTAGCTGATCAAAGTCATCCAATTGTTCCATCGAAAGCAGGTATTGAAAACCGTCTTTATCAGGGGCTTTTGATCGGTCTGACAATGCCGAGAGAAATTTTATATGACCGGATTAATCGGCGTGTCGACCTGATGTTCCAGCAAGGACTTCCTCAAGAAGCTGAGAAACTGCTGATGTTACCGGGGGATTTTCAGTCGAAAAAAGCGATTGGTTATCGCGAGTTCAAGGATTATTTTTTCGGAAATCAGTCCCTGGACCGGACAAAAGAATTGATTAAACAAAATACACGCCATTACGCTAAACGCCAATTAACTTTTTTTAAGAACCAGTTTCCGGATATTCAGTGGTTTGATGCGATACAAACTGCCAAAAACAGTCAAAAAATCATTGATATTGTTAAAAAATTCAACCAGTCATAG
- a CDS encoding glycerophosphodiester phosphodiesterase family protein, producing the protein MNTLVFAHRGYKLVAPENTLPSFKAALKYPIDGLEIDLHMTADGELVIIHDEKVDRTSNGQGYVKDMTLAQLQALDFGSWFSERFRGLQIMRFSDFLDWLATINYKGLLLIELKTDHVDYPGIEEHALAISREHQGAWSTIFQSFNPKTLQKLYHLDARLHIDRLSFIPNPKDFFACHADRIQHINLDLRFALNRLLLKYFNRGQKFIPWVVDDQRYLERAFRQPLSAVITNQVARATLLRDKIQGIYES; encoded by the coding sequence GTGAATACTTTAGTCTTTGCGCATCGTGGTTATAAACTGGTTGCGCCGGAAAATACGCTGCCAAGTTTTAAGGCGGCTTTAAAATACCCGATTGATGGCTTGGAAATTGATTTGCATATGACTGCCGATGGTGAATTGGTCATCATTCATGACGAGAAGGTTGATCGAACTTCTAATGGGCAGGGTTATGTCAAAGATATGACTTTGGCGCAATTACAAGCTTTGGACTTTGGCAGTTGGTTTTCTGAACGTTTTAGGGGATTACAAATCATGCGTTTTTCAGATTTTCTCGACTGGCTGGCCACTATCAATTACAAGGGTCTGCTCCTAATTGAATTAAAGACGGACCATGTTGATTATCCAGGCATTGAGGAACACGCTTTAGCAATAAGCCGAGAACATCAGGGTGCGTGGTCGACCATATTTCAATCCTTTAACCCCAAGACTTTGCAGAAACTTTATCACTTAGATGCCCGTTTACATATAGACCGCCTCTCTTTTATTCCGAATCCAAAAGATTTTTTTGCTTGTCATGCAGACAGAATCCAACATATCAATTTGGATCTCCGTTTTGCACTGAATCGTTTGCTTCTGAAATACTTTAATCGGGGACAAAAGTTCATTCCCTGGGTGGTGGACGATCAGCGTTATCTTGAAAGGGCCTTTAGACAGCCTCTTTCAGCAGTGATTACGAACCAGGTTGCCCGTGCAACTTTATTACGGGATAAAATCCAGGGAATATATGAATCTTGA
- a CDS encoding glutamate-5-semialdehyde dehydrogenase: MNDILHTQMIDIGQRAKTAALSLARLSFAERNAILGAFADAILANKTEILRVNQQELDEHHHDLTLAMQNRLALDSKKIAYIVDSLHALIKIGDPLAGRDQEWQAAAGFKILKKIVPLGVVAMIYEARPNVTIDAAALAVKSANAVILRGGKEAIQTNSFLAHILRETISQLGYNPDMVQLISDNSHASVDELLHARSFVDVLIPRGSRQFINHVVENASVPVIETGAGNDHIFVDESADQQQAIRIILNAKTQSPAVCNAAEKLLIHKDIAKEFLPKIVSELKTAGVEIRADAQALQLDPTLIPASVEDWDTEYNDLIMAVHIVGSLDEAISWISKHTTHHTEAILTQDPAHAAAFMNDIDAAVVMLNASTRFTDGFEFGFGSEIGISTQKLHARGPMGLKALTSYKYEVFGHGEVRK, encoded by the coding sequence ATGAATGACATATTGCATACACAAATGATTGATATTGGGCAGCGAGCCAAAACAGCGGCTCTTAGTTTAGCTCGCCTGAGTTTTGCTGAGAGAAATGCGATTTTAGGTGCTTTTGCGGATGCAATTTTGGCAAACAAGACAGAAATTCTGCGAGTTAATCAACAAGAATTAGACGAGCATCATCATGATTTAACACTGGCTATGCAAAACAGACTGGCACTGGATTCAAAAAAAATCGCTTATATCGTAGACTCATTGCACGCACTTATTAAAATAGGCGATCCGCTCGCTGGCAGAGACCAAGAATGGCAGGCCGCGGCTGGGTTTAAAATTTTGAAAAAAATCGTGCCGCTCGGAGTGGTGGCGATGATTTACGAAGCTCGGCCGAATGTCACAATCGATGCTGCGGCACTAGCTGTCAAGTCGGCTAATGCAGTCATTTTGCGTGGCGGTAAAGAAGCAATCCAGACAAATAGCTTTTTGGCACACATCTTAAGAGAGACCATCTCACAGCTTGGTTATAATCCGGACATGGTTCAGTTGATTTCAGATAACAGCCATGCATCGGTCGATGAGCTCTTGCATGCCAGAAGCTTTGTAGATGTTTTGATTCCTCGAGGATCACGTCAATTTATTAATCATGTGGTCGAGAATGCGAGTGTGCCTGTAATCGAGACCGGTGCTGGCAACGATCATATTTTTGTTGATGAATCGGCAGACCAGCAGCAGGCTATTAGAATTATTCTCAATGCCAAGACACAAAGCCCAGCAGTGTGCAATGCTGCCGAAAAGCTCTTGATCCATAAAGATATCGCTAAAGAGTTTCTTCCCAAAATTGTTAGTGAATTGAAAACGGCCGGTGTTGAAATTCGTGCTGATGCACAGGCATTGCAGCTGGACCCGACTCTTATTCCAGCAAGTGTTGAGGATTGGGATACAGAGTATAACGATTTGATTATGGCTGTTCACATAGTGGGCAGCCTGGACGAGGCCATTTCCTGGATTAGCAAACATACGACTCATCACACTGAAGCAATTCTGACTCAAGACCCCGCACATGCCGCTGCTTTTATGAATGATATCGATGCCGCTGTAGTGATGCTAAATGCATCCACACGTTTTACAGATGGTTTTGAATTTGGTTTCGGATCAGAAATTGGTATCAGCACACAAAAGCTTCATGCCAGAGGCCCGATGGGTCTTAAAGCTCTCACAAGCTACAAGTATGAAGTTTTCGGCCACGGCGAGGTACGGAAGTAG
- the proB gene encoding glutamate 5-kinase, with protein MVKNRSKDWKRIVVKVGTSTIVLKNGKINLPVIGQLVQTLCALRNSGKEVIFVTSGAIGVALNQLGLKKRPAAIPEQQALAAIGQANLMAIYNQTFAFYHQLTGQILLTYDVFDNPKMLDNMLNALGELLQLNAIPIINENDVIAVDEMDHKHSFGDNDRLAAMVANAIDADALIILSDVDGLYDKNPHLFSDAKKIYQVKSVDDHILALSSGKSDLGKGGMRTKLNAAELLLKHDKEMLLLSGSQPADILTALSGKEIGTLFSHE; from the coding sequence ATGGTCAAAAATAGGAGCAAAGATTGGAAAAGGATTGTCGTCAAAGTTGGCACATCGACGATAGTTTTAAAAAACGGCAAGATCAATCTGCCTGTCATTGGTCAGCTTGTGCAGACACTTTGTGCATTGAGGAATTCTGGTAAAGAGGTGATCTTTGTTACCTCTGGTGCTATCGGTGTCGCTTTGAATCAATTGGGACTTAAAAAAAGACCGGCTGCCATCCCGGAACAACAAGCTTTGGCTGCAATTGGACAGGCAAATTTGATGGCCATTTACAACCAGACCTTCGCTTTTTATCACCAGCTGACTGGTCAAATTCTCCTCACCTACGATGTTTTTGATAATCCAAAGATGCTGGATAACATGTTGAACGCCTTGGGTGAACTACTGCAATTGAACGCTATTCCGATTATTAATGAAAATGACGTGATTGCTGTTGATGAGATGGATCATAAGCATTCATTTGGCGACAATGATCGTCTGGCCGCGATGGTTGCCAACGCCATTGATGCCGATGCCTTGATTATTTTGTCGGATGTGGATGGCCTTTATGATAAAAATCCGCATCTATTTTCTGATGCTAAAAAAATTTATCAAGTTAAATCTGTTGATGATCACATTTTGGCTCTTTCCTCAGGCAAGAGTGATTTAGGGAAAGGCGGCATGCGGACTAAATTAAATGCAGCTGAGTTATTATTAAAGCATGATAAAGAAATGCTGCTGCTATCCGGGTCTCAGCCTGCGGACATTTTGACAGCACTTTCTGGCAAGGAAATCGGTACTTTGTTCAGCCATGAATGA
- the proC gene encoding pyrroline-5-carboxylate reductase codes for MIYGFLGAGHLAATMIKGLIKSGVSPEKILVSSPHSAQQLSTEIGVVSVSANELIEKSDLLIFAFLPQQLSTIIHAIGPEKFANSLVVSLLGSTTVSQLQSLLPDARIVRAMPNINAEFNRSTTAVVAAPSASDHDRQLVDTFFAKIGSLTELSEELFPAFSAIAGSGPAFAALFLKGLQLSGIKLGLSEKDSLKIAADMVLGSMAAIQKGSQQPDQVIKAVASPGGSTALGVASFEADNFVGVIEKAIKKTAGYGQK; via the coding sequence ATGATTTACGGTTTTTTGGGTGCCGGACATTTAGCTGCGACAATGATTAAGGGGCTAATTAAAAGCGGCGTCTCCCCGGAAAAAATTTTGGTTAGTTCACCGCATTCCGCACAACAATTATCTACTGAGATTGGTGTTGTTTCCGTTTCTGCAAATGAACTGATTGAAAAATCAGATTTGCTCATTTTTGCCTTCTTGCCGCAGCAGCTCAGTACGATCATACACGCGATTGGCCCAGAAAAATTTGCCAATAGTCTGGTTGTCTCTTTATTGGGTTCAACCACTGTTTCTCAGCTGCAAAGCCTATTGCCTGATGCCAGAATTGTGCGCGCCATGCCTAATATCAATGCTGAATTTAATAGATCAACCACAGCTGTTGTGGCGGCACCTTCTGCAAGTGATCACGATAGACAGTTGGTGGACACATTTTTTGCCAAGATCGGGTCGCTAACAGAACTGTCCGAAGAATTGTTCCCAGCTTTTTCCGCGATTGCCGGCTCCGGTCCCGCTTTTGCTGCTCTGTTCTTAAAAGGACTGCAGCTGTCCGGAATCAAGCTTGGGCTTTCAGAGAAAGATAGCCTCAAAATTGCAGCAGATATGGTTTTGGGATCGATGGCCGCCATTCAAAAGGGCAGTCAGCAGCCTGACCAGGTCATTAAAGCTGTAGCATCACCCGGCGGCAGCACTGCTTTAGGTGTTGCTTCTTTTGAAGCTGACAATTTTGTGGGCGTGATTGAAAAAGCGATTAAAAAAACGGCTGGTTATGGTCAAAAATAG
- a CDS encoding PFL family protein — protein MDIKKINETIQMISEEHFDIRTVTMGLSLLDCIGANGQQTAEKVYKKIIDKAGRLVATAQQLERDFGVPIVNKRISVTPISLLAGNSDYEGLLAIAHSLDRAAADVGVDFIGGYSALIQKGTTPSEQMLIESLPEVLSETNLLMSSINVASTKAGINLNAIRKMGETIKEIAEKDPLANAKLVVFANAVEDNPFMAGAFHGVSEDDAVINVGVSGPGVVKRALETVRDQPIDVVAEKIKTTAFKITRIGQLIGTLTAQKLGVPFGIVDLSLAPTPARGDSVAEVLEEIGLEQVGTQGTTAALMLLNDAVKKGGVMASQRVGGLSGAFIPVSEDAGMIDAAVAGTLTISKLEAMTAVCSVGLDMIAIPGDTPAATISAMIADEAAIGVQNNKTTAVRVIPVPGKGVGDEIDFGGLLGRAPIMPVINRSSEKFISRGGHIPAPIHSFKN, from the coding sequence ATGGACATAAAAAAAATTAATGAAACAATCCAGATGATTTCTGAAGAACATTTTGATATCCGGACTGTCACAATGGGCCTTTCTTTATTAGATTGTATCGGCGCAAATGGTCAACAGACTGCTGAAAAAGTTTACAAGAAAATCATCGACAAAGCCGGCCGTTTGGTTGCAACCGCCCAGCAATTGGAGCGGGATTTCGGTGTTCCTATTGTTAACAAACGAATTTCTGTGACGCCAATCTCACTGCTGGCCGGGAACTCTGATTATGAAGGCTTGCTTGCTATCGCACATAGTTTGGATCGTGCGGCAGCTGATGTGGGCGTTGACTTTATCGGCGGTTATTCGGCCCTGATTCAAAAGGGCACAACACCCAGTGAACAAATGCTGATTGAAAGTTTACCGGAGGTCCTTTCGGAAACTAATTTGTTGATGTCTAGTATTAATGTTGCTTCAACCAAAGCAGGCATCAATTTGAATGCCATTCGTAAGATGGGCGAGACGATCAAAGAAATTGCCGAAAAGGACCCGCTTGCAAATGCCAAACTGGTTGTTTTTGCTAATGCTGTCGAAGACAATCCTTTTATGGCTGGTGCCTTCCACGGTGTTTCAGAAGATGATGCTGTGATTAATGTCGGTGTCTCTGGACCTGGTGTTGTTAAACGTGCTTTGGAAACGGTTCGCGATCAGCCGATTGACGTCGTAGCTGAAAAAATTAAGACAACGGCTTTTAAAATCACGCGGATTGGGCAGCTGATTGGTACTTTGACTGCTCAAAAACTTGGTGTCCCATTTGGTATTGTTGATTTAAGTCTTGCACCAACACCAGCGCGCGGCGATTCGGTTGCCGAAGTTTTGGAGGAAATTGGACTCGAACAAGTCGGCACGCAGGGCACGACTGCTGCCTTAATGCTGTTAAATGATGCTGTCAAAAAAGGCGGCGTCATGGCCAGCCAGCGGGTTGGCGGCTTAAGCGGTGCCTTTATTCCTGTTTCGGAAGATGCCGGCATGATTGATGCAGCAGTTGCCGGTACACTAACAATCAGCAAGTTAGAGGCGATGACGGCTGTTTGTTCTGTTGGCCTTGATATGATAGCCATTCCGGGCGACACACCTGCCGCGACTATTTCCGCTATGATTGCTGACGAGGCAGCCATTGGTGTGCAAAACAATAAGACCACAGCCGTACGTGTGATTCCAGTTCCAGGCAAAGGTGTTGGTGACGAAATTGATTTTGGCGGGTTGCTAGGCCGTGCGCCGATTATGCCTGTCATCAATCGATCTTCAGAGAAATTTATTAGTCGAGGAGGGCACATCCCTGCTCCGATCCATTCATTTAAAAACTAA
- a CDS encoding ACT domain-containing protein: MKRAVVTVIGKDRPGIIAGVSKTLAEKQANILDVSQTLMDTIFTMSMLIDVTEIDAQFDDLQNSLKQTGDALGVSVHIQREEIFNSISQI; this comes from the coding sequence ATGAAAAGAGCAGTGGTGACGGTTATTGGTAAGGACCGCCCCGGTATTATTGCAGGCGTTTCAAAAACATTAGCTGAAAAACAAGCCAATATTCTCGATGTTTCCCAGACTTTGATGGATACCATCTTCACGATGAGTATGCTCATTGATGTCACTGAAATTGATGCACAATTTGATGATTTGCAAAATAGTCTGAAACAGACTGGTGATGCACTTGGGGTGTCTGTACACATTCAAAGAGAAGAAATCTTCAATTCAATCTCACAAATTTGA
- a CDS encoding bifunctional 5,10-methylenetetrahydrofolate dehydrogenase/5,10-methenyltetrahydrofolate cyclohydrolase — MVQLLDGKSVSKKILNKVKTSVEQADFPVKLATIYDQSDAGSSMYVAMKIRRAKQVGIASEEFKIDDSWTTASLLALVKRLNGDPTISGILVQSPLPASINESDIFNAIAIEKDVDGLSALNQGLLFEDASQNYVIPATPAGVIKLLENYDFDFAGKNALVIGRSVLFGRPMSIALTNHDMTVSLAHSKTSRETLQRLAESADLIVVAVGKANWFDLSNLKSSAVVIDVGANKVDKKAVGDVDFEKTAAQVAQITPVPGGVGPMTIATLIQHTFLLAALQQKGEVI, encoded by the coding sequence ATGGTTCAATTACTGGATGGCAAAAGTGTTTCAAAAAAAATCCTTAATAAGGTAAAAACATCAGTCGAGCAGGCAGATTTTCCTGTCAAATTAGCGACGATTTACGACCAAAGCGATGCTGGGAGCAGCATGTATGTGGCCATGAAAATCAGACGAGCTAAGCAGGTTGGTATCGCTTCTGAGGAATTCAAAATTGATGATTCTTGGACGACTGCCAGTCTATTAGCACTGGTGAAGCGATTAAACGGCGATCCGACAATTTCTGGTATCTTGGTACAATCGCCGTTGCCTGCCTCAATTAATGAATCCGATATTTTCAATGCGATCGCGATTGAAAAAGATGTGGATGGTTTGTCCGCTTTAAATCAAGGTTTGCTATTTGAGGATGCCAGTCAGAATTATGTGATTCCTGCTACACCTGCCGGTGTGATCAAACTGCTTGAGAACTACGATTTTGATTTTGCAGGTAAAAATGCGCTTGTCATCGGCAGATCCGTTTTGTTCGGACGCCCTATGAGCATTGCATTGACTAATCACGATATGACGGTTAGCTTGGCTCATTCAAAGACTAGTCGTGAGACTTTACAGAGACTGGCTGAATCTGCTGACTTGATCGTCGTTGCGGTGGGCAAAGCTAATTGGTTTGATCTGTCTAATTTGAAATCTTCAGCGGTAGTAATCGATGTGGGGGCAAATAAGGTTGACAAGAAAGCTGTCGGGGATGTAGATTTTGAAAAAACCGCAGCTCAGGTTGCCCAAATTACACCGGTGCCTGGCGGCGTTGGGCCGATGACGATTGCAACTTTGATTCAGCACACATTTTTACTTGCAGCATTACAGCAAAAAGGAGAAGTAATATGA